From a region of the uncultured Desulfatiglans sp. genome:
- a CDS encoding hypothetical protein (Evidence 5 : Unknown function): MFSAFGSLEGVDLGVRFLGGFFHVGGHIAFREAPFRCRIGEDGAVFPGGEFFDPLAALTLLDDGMTAASIELAALLLHKGALDAFLYGCAKHVNHILSLKNTNFESAFMPKGKHVVKKNAQPFRKIKPCDPLFWVAESKF, from the coding sequence GTGTTTTCCGCGTTTGGAAGCCTTGAGGGGGTTGATCTTGGCGTCCGCTTTCTTGGGGGCTTCTTTCACGTGGGTGGCCATATTGCATTTCGAGAAGCGCCATTTCGCTGCAGGATCGGGGAAGACGGTGCAGTATTTCCCGGTGGGGAATTCTTTGACCCTCTGGCAGCCCTCACACTGCTCGACGATGGGATGACAGCTGCCTCCATTGAACTGGCAGCCCTTCTTCTCCATAAAGGCGCACTCGACGCCTTCCTTTACGGTTGTGCAAAGCATGTCAATCACATCCTTTCGCTGAAAAATACAAATTTCGAATCAGCGTTTATGCCGAAAGGCAAACACGTTGTCAAGAAAAATGCGCAGCCATTTAGAAAAATCAAGCCCTGCGACCCATTATTCTGGGTGGCAGAGAGTAAATTTTAA
- the pycB gene encoding Pyruvate carboxylase subunit B codes for MDNFLESGPKNPLKIQDNTFRDGHQSLLATRMRTEDMLPIAERMDQVGFWAMEVWGGATFDSMHRFLGEDPFERIKTLKKHIRKTPFSMLLRGQNLVGYRNYADDVARLFVDKTCEAGMDVFRVFDALNDFRNFETVVERIKANGKHFQGTICYSLTERRMGGEVFNLDYYIQKAKELQDMGADTLCLKDMAGIMSPFDIAKLITALKKEITIPIHLHTHYTSGMASMVYLEAIKAGVDIVDTCLAPFALRTSQPAVEPIVATLFETVRDTGFDLSLLLELGEHIETVAPKYRDYLAKHRMSVIDTGVLQHQVPGGMISNLVSQLKEAKALDRLSEVYREVAVTRKELGMPPLVTPTSQIVGVQAVLNVLFGRYKMVTNEVKDLVFGLYGKTPIPVDPQVQKNILKGYKRGETPVTGRAADYLEPELDKARQNAGDLAKSDFDLLIVALYPSTGVRFLKWKYGLEERPKEVAGKTLEDIRKEDEAMAAAIEQVCKAM; via the coding sequence ATGGACAACTTTCTGGAAAGCGGCCCCAAAAACCCCCTGAAGATTCAGGATAACACCTTTCGTGACGGTCATCAATCACTCCTGGCCACCCGGATGCGGACCGAGGATATGCTGCCCATAGCCGAGAGGATGGACCAAGTCGGCTTCTGGGCCATGGAGGTCTGGGGCGGTGCCACGTTCGATTCGATGCATCGCTTCCTCGGTGAAGACCCGTTCGAACGGATCAAGACCCTCAAGAAGCATATTCGAAAGACCCCCTTTTCCATGCTCCTCAGAGGCCAGAACCTCGTCGGGTACCGCAACTACGCGGACGACGTCGCACGGCTCTTCGTCGACAAGACCTGCGAGGCGGGGATGGATGTCTTCAGGGTGTTCGACGCCCTGAACGATTTCCGCAACTTCGAGACCGTGGTCGAACGTATCAAGGCCAACGGCAAGCACTTTCAGGGGACCATCTGCTACTCTCTGACCGAGCGCCGGATGGGGGGAGAGGTCTTCAACCTGGACTACTACATCCAGAAGGCGAAAGAACTTCAGGACATGGGTGCCGACACCCTGTGCCTGAAGGATATGGCCGGCATCATGTCCCCCTTCGACATCGCCAAACTCATCACCGCTCTGAAGAAAGAGATTACCATCCCGATCCACCTGCACACCCATTACACGAGCGGGATGGCCTCCATGGTTTACCTTGAAGCCATCAAAGCCGGCGTCGACATCGTCGACACCTGCCTCGCCCCCTTCGCCTTGCGCACATCCCAGCCTGCGGTGGAGCCCATCGTCGCGACGCTTTTCGAGACCGTCCGGGACACCGGGTTCGATCTCTCCCTCCTTCTGGAACTCGGGGAGCACATCGAAACAGTGGCCCCTAAATATCGAGATTATCTTGCCAAACACCGCATGTCGGTCATCGACACAGGCGTCCTGCAGCACCAGGTGCCCGGTGGAATGATCTCCAATCTGGTCAGCCAGTTGAAGGAAGCGAAGGCCCTCGACCGGCTGTCGGAAGTCTACCGGGAAGTGGCGGTAACGCGGAAGGAACTGGGCATGCCGCCGCTCGTCACCCCCACGAGCCAGATCGTGGGCGTTCAGGCTGTCTTGAACGTGCTTTTCGGACGCTACAAAATGGTGACGAACGAGGTCAAGGATCTCGTCTTCGGGCTGTACGGAAAAACCCCGATCCCGGTCGACCCGCAGGTTCAGAAGAACATCCTGAAAGGGTACAAGCGGGGAGAGACACCCGTAACCGGGCGGGCGGCAGACTATCTGGAGCCCGAACTCGACAAGGCCCGCCAGAATGCCGGGGACCTCGCGAAAAGCGATTTCGATCTCCTGATCGTCGCCCTCTATCCAAGCACCGGTGTGCGCTTTCTCAAATGGAAATACGGCCTGGAAGAACGCCCCAAAGAGGTTGCGGGTAAAACCCTCGAAGATATCCGCAAAGAGGATGAGGCCATGGCTGCAGCCATCGAACAGGTCTGCAAAGCGATGTAA
- a CDS encoding hypothetical protein (Evidence 5 : Unknown function), translating into MLPISWKARASGSCLGRGAWRPGWKRPSRIQLPGNEDFFAHVSSTQTGRLTAGPGFADAKGIKHLFRGGLQVSGLANAQILRRLAEKSIPGGNGATGLTGSAARSKGEACARCLCSRRLRGGIDAGKDI; encoded by the coding sequence ATGCTGCCGATATCGTGGAAGGCGAGAGCATCAGGATCCTGCTTGGGGCGGGGAGCCTGGAGGCCCGGGTGGAAAAGGCCGAGTCGGATCCAGCTCCCCGGAAATGAGGATTTTTTTGCACATGTTTCATCCACTCAGACCGGCCGGCTGACGGCGGGTCCCGGTTTTGCCGATGCGAAGGGAATCAAACATTTGTTCAGAGGCGGTCTGCAGGTCTCCGGGCTGGCAAACGCGCAGATTCTGCGGAGATTGGCTGAAAAGTCCATTCCCGGAGGAAATGGAGCTACCGGATTGACAGGGTCAGCAGCCCGTAGTAAAGGGGAGGCCTGCGCAAGATGCTTATGTTCGCGCAGACTTCGGGGGGGGATCGATGCCGGAAAAGACATTTGA
- a CDS encoding conserved hypothetical protein (Evidence 4 : Unknown function but conserved in other organisms), with protein MLCTTVKEGVECAFMEKKGCQFNGGSCHPIVEQCEGCQRVKEFPTGKYCTVFPDPAAKWRFSKCNMATHVKEAPKKADAKINPLKASKRGKH; from the coding sequence ATGCTTTGCACAACCGTAAAGGAAGGCGTCGAGTGCGCCTTTATGGAGAAGAAGGGCTGCCAGTTCAATGGAGGCAGCTGTCATCCCATCGTCGAGCAGTGTGAGGGCTGCCAGAGGGTCAAAGAATTCCCCACCGGGAAATACTGCACCGTCTTCCCCGATCCTGCAGCGAAATGGCGCTTCTCGAAATGCAATATGGCCACCCACGTGAAAGAAGCCCCCAAGAAAGCGGACGCCAAGATCAACCCCCTCAAGGCTTCCAAACGCGGAAAACACTGA
- the dxs gene encoding 1-deoxyxylulose-5-phosphate synthase, thiamine-requiring, FAD-requiring (Evidence 2a : Function from experimental evidences in other organisms; PubMedId : 10648511, 9371765, 9482846; Product type e : enzyme): MSENKKETAKRLEDIHSPADLKGLPLKALEELAQEIRRTIIETVSRTGGHLAPSLGVVELTLALHYVFDAPRDKIIWDVGHQSYAHKLITGRREQFHTLRTLGGISGFPKRAESPYDTFDTGHSSTSISAGLGIATAFKIHGKGNKVIAVIGDGSMTAGMAFEGLNQAGHTERDLIVVLNDNDMSISPNVGAFSSFLSRKMTGRRFVGMKKDLERFIGSLPGVGDSVLNLVRKSEDSFMTFFTPGMLFEAFKFKYIGPINGHRLDRLIETFENTKHLDGPVLVHALTVKGKGYEPAEKDPCHYHGVGCFEIATGTPSSGSAKPAPTYTEAFGRAMLDLGARDERLFAITAAMPEGTGLVEFAEKFPERFMDVGIAEQHAVTFAAGLATEGLRPVVAVYSTFLQRAYDQIIHDVCLPNLPVTFAIDRGGLVGEDGPTHHGMFDLGYLRMLPNMTVMAPKDENELWHMLYTALEQPGPVAVRYPRGVGTGAPIEADFHLIDIGRGELLKEGRDLLIVAIGSMVAPSLAAARLLQEKGLAAGVFNARFVKPMDERIAQLAEDCGYVLVVEENALQGGFGSAVLELLSDKGLEGVRIKRMGLPDRFVEHGPAAVLRQRCGLFAEGIAGEALGWRMGKGDRSGE; this comes from the coding sequence ATGAGCGAGAATAAGAAAGAAACGGCCAAGCGGCTCGAGGACATCCATTCTCCTGCGGATTTAAAAGGGCTCCCCCTCAAGGCGTTGGAGGAACTGGCGCAGGAGATCCGCAGGACCATCATCGAAACCGTATCCAGGACCGGTGGGCATCTCGCGCCGAGCCTCGGGGTAGTGGAATTGACTCTGGCGCTTCACTATGTATTCGACGCGCCGAGGGACAAGATCATCTGGGATGTGGGTCATCAGTCCTATGCCCACAAACTGATCACCGGCCGGCGTGAACAGTTCCACACGCTGCGTACACTCGGCGGTATCAGCGGTTTCCCTAAACGCGCCGAAAGCCCTTATGACACCTTCGACACCGGCCACAGCAGCACGTCGATCTCGGCCGGGCTCGGAATCGCAACGGCCTTCAAGATTCATGGAAAGGGCAACAAGGTCATCGCTGTCATCGGCGACGGTTCGATGACTGCCGGCATGGCCTTCGAAGGGCTCAATCAGGCGGGCCACACGGAGCGGGACTTGATCGTGGTCCTGAATGACAACGATATGTCCATATCCCCCAACGTGGGGGCCTTTTCCTCTTTTCTGAGCCGCAAGATGACCGGCAGGCGCTTCGTGGGGATGAAGAAGGATCTCGAGAGGTTCATCGGATCGCTGCCCGGTGTCGGGGACAGCGTGTTGAATCTGGTCCGGAAGAGCGAGGACTCCTTCATGACCTTTTTTACGCCCGGCATGCTTTTCGAGGCCTTCAAATTCAAGTATATCGGTCCGATCAACGGCCACCGCCTCGATCGGCTGATCGAAACCTTCGAAAACACGAAGCACCTCGACGGCCCGGTGCTGGTGCATGCCTTGACCGTCAAGGGGAAGGGCTACGAACCGGCCGAAAAGGATCCATGCCATTACCATGGCGTCGGGTGCTTCGAGATTGCAACCGGCACCCCGTCATCCGGCTCAGCCAAGCCGGCTCCGACCTATACCGAGGCCTTTGGGCGGGCTATGCTGGATTTGGGTGCGAGGGACGAGCGGCTTTTCGCGATTACCGCGGCCATGCCGGAGGGGACCGGGCTTGTGGAGTTCGCGGAAAAGTTCCCTGAGCGGTTCATGGATGTCGGGATTGCGGAGCAGCACGCCGTCACATTCGCAGCCGGATTGGCGACCGAAGGACTCAGGCCGGTCGTCGCGGTTTACTCGACGTTTCTGCAGCGCGCCTACGACCAGATCATCCATGATGTCTGTCTTCCCAATCTCCCCGTCACCTTTGCCATAGACCGGGGAGGGCTGGTGGGGGAGGACGGTCCGACCCATCACGGGATGTTCGACCTCGGATATTTGAGGATGCTGCCGAATATGACCGTCATGGCCCCCAAGGACGAAAACGAGCTGTGGCATATGCTTTACACCGCCCTGGAGCAACCGGGGCCTGTGGCGGTGCGTTATCCGCGGGGTGTGGGGACGGGCGCCCCGATCGAAGCGGATTTTCACCTGATCGACATAGGCCGCGGGGAATTGCTGAAGGAGGGAAGGGACCTCCTGATCGTCGCGATAGGAAGCATGGTGGCGCCTTCCCTGGCGGCGGCCCGACTGCTTCAGGAAAAGGGGCTGGCCGCCGGGGTCTTCAATGCCCGCTTCGTCAAGCCCATGGATGAGCGGATCGCGCAGCTTGCCGAGGACTGCGGTTATGTGTTGGTTGTCGAGGAGAATGCCCTTCAGGGGGGCTTCGGCTCCGCTGTGCTGGAACTGCTGAGCGACAAAGGGCTCGAGGGTGTGCGGATCAAACGGATGGGCCTTCCGGACCGCTTTGTGGAACATGGACCCGCTGCCGTGCTGAGGCAACGCTGCGGCCTTTTTGCAGAAGGGATTGCCGGCGAGGCCCTGGGGTGGCGGATGGGAAAGGGCGATCGCTCCGGCGAATGA
- the aspS gene encoding aspartyl-tRNA synthetase (Evidence 2a : Function from experimental evidences in other organisms; PubMedId : 10562565, 10873442, 1885548, 1944398, 2129559; Product type e : enzyme), with protein MQIDSMSTWQRTHSCGGLRASNHGEEVILMGWVNSRRDLGQLIFIDLRDREGITQIVFDPQADAESHAKAHILRNEWVLAVRGEVVNRLEGQENKQIPTGDIEVRALELKILNHTETPPFQVDGAVDGSETLRLKHRYLELRRPQMLATFQKRHRIAAFIREYLNRMGFLEVETPFLTKSTPEGARDYLVPSRVNRGCFYALPQSPQLFKQLLMVAGFERYYQIVRCFRDEDLRADRQPEFTQVDMEMSFATEETVMSVFEGLMIDLFQEVQGVEIPAPIGRMDYREAMETYGTDRPDLRFGLEIRDLTEHVRKTDFRVFRDTAAGGGVIKAIRVPGGAAAFSRKNLDELGTLAVEWGAKGLAWAKITPDGWQSPLDKFLKSEEKGAINASMDAQPGDLILCVAHERSIVNEVLGRMRTHIARERNLIPSDRWSFLWVTRFPLFEFDEAEGRLAAVHHPFTSPLEEDVPVLEADPLAARARAYDLVLNGSEIGGGSVRIHRLDLQQQIFKLLGIGPEQAQAKFGFLLEALRYGAPPHAGMAIGFDRLVALMTGAHSLREVIAFPKTTSASCLLTEAPSGVDPRQLSELGLSLVAEEEADH; from the coding sequence ATGCAAATCGACTCCATGAGCACCTGGCAGAGGACCCACAGCTGCGGGGGACTCCGCGCATCCAACCACGGCGAAGAAGTGATCCTGATGGGCTGGGTCAACAGCCGCAGGGACCTTGGACAGCTGATCTTCATCGATCTCAGGGACCGGGAAGGGATCACCCAAATCGTCTTCGACCCGCAGGCGGACGCCGAAAGCCATGCCAAGGCGCACATTCTGAGGAACGAATGGGTCCTGGCCGTGCGAGGCGAGGTCGTCAACCGCTTGGAAGGGCAGGAAAACAAGCAGATTCCCACAGGCGATATAGAGGTTCGGGCCCTCGAGCTGAAGATCTTGAACCACACCGAAACCCCTCCATTCCAAGTCGACGGCGCCGTAGACGGTTCAGAGACCCTGCGCCTGAAACATCGCTATCTCGAACTGCGGCGGCCCCAGATGTTGGCCACCTTCCAGAAACGGCACCGCATCGCGGCATTTATCCGCGAATATCTCAACCGGATGGGCTTTCTGGAGGTGGAGACCCCCTTTCTGACCAAGAGCACCCCGGAGGGCGCGCGCGACTACCTGGTTCCCAGCCGTGTCAATCGCGGGTGCTTCTACGCGCTCCCCCAGTCACCTCAGCTCTTCAAGCAGCTCCTGATGGTGGCGGGCTTCGAACGATACTACCAGATCGTACGCTGCTTCCGCGACGAGGATCTCCGCGCGGACCGGCAGCCGGAATTCACCCAGGTGGACATGGAGATGTCGTTCGCTACGGAAGAGACGGTCATGTCGGTCTTCGAAGGCCTGATGATCGACCTTTTCCAGGAGGTCCAAGGGGTCGAGATCCCGGCACCCATCGGCCGCATGGACTACCGGGAGGCCATGGAGACCTACGGCACGGACCGGCCGGACCTGCGTTTCGGATTGGAGATCCGGGACCTGACGGAACACGTCCGCAAAACGGATTTCAGGGTGTTCCGGGACACCGCGGCCGGGGGCGGTGTGATCAAGGCCATCCGGGTGCCTGGAGGAGCCGCCGCTTTTTCGCGGAAAAACCTGGATGAACTGGGAACCCTCGCCGTAGAATGGGGGGCAAAAGGCCTGGCCTGGGCCAAGATCACTCCCGACGGCTGGCAATCGCCCCTGGATAAATTTCTCAAGTCAGAAGAGAAAGGGGCCATCAACGCATCGATGGATGCCCAGCCGGGGGACTTGATCCTTTGCGTGGCCCACGAGCGGAGCATTGTGAACGAGGTCCTCGGGCGGATGCGCACCCATATCGCCCGGGAACGCAACCTCATCCCGTCCGACCGCTGGTCCTTCCTTTGGGTCACCCGCTTCCCGCTCTTTGAATTCGATGAAGCCGAGGGCCGCCTCGCGGCCGTCCATCACCCGTTCACATCACCACTCGAGGAAGACGTCCCAGTCCTAGAAGCCGATCCGCTGGCAGCGCGGGCGCGGGCCTACGACCTCGTGCTGAACGGTTCGGAGATCGGCGGCGGAAGCGTGAGGATCCATCGCCTCGATCTCCAGCAGCAGATCTTCAAGCTCCTTGGAATCGGCCCCGAACAGGCTCAGGCGAAGTTCGGGTTCCTCCTGGAGGCCCTCCGGTACGGCGCACCGCCCCATGCCGGGATGGCCATCGGGTTCGATCGCCTGGTTGCCCTGATGACTGGGGCGCATTCCCTTCGGGAGGTCATCGCCTTCCCGAAGACCACCAGCGCCTCGTGCCTTCTGACCGAGGCCCCTTCGGGAGTAGACCCGAGGCAACTCAGCGAACTCGGCTTGTCCCTTGTCGCTGAGGAGGAAGCGGACCACTGA
- the ispA gene encoding geranyltranstransferase (Evidence 2a : Function from experimental evidences in other organisms; Product type e : enzyme) → MPDASVFDFKGYLKAKREMVDRALRGMFPAPEGLAADVVDAMTYSLFAGGKRLRPILCVAGAEAVGGSGAAVLPVACALECIHTYSLIHDDLPVMDDDDLRRGKPTSHKVYGEALALLAGDGLLTEAFDIMTRPELIMGLPADRLLRAIHVIAHASGYNGMVGGQVVDIQMEGRTADPGIVDFIHQHKTGDLITAAIISGAILGGGTEEDVAALESYGRKIGMAFQISDDILDIEGDQEIMGKPIGSDAAKQKMTYPALLGLEEARLVQKGLVEGAVEVIACFDEAAEPLRHLAAYIIQRKR, encoded by the coding sequence ATGCCTGATGCATCCGTCTTTGATTTCAAGGGCTATTTAAAGGCGAAGAGAGAAATGGTGGACAGGGCGCTGAGGGGGATGTTCCCTGCGCCGGAAGGGCTCGCGGCGGATGTCGTGGATGCGATGACGTACAGCCTTTTCGCGGGAGGCAAGCGTCTCCGGCCCATCCTTTGCGTCGCCGGGGCCGAGGCGGTGGGGGGCAGCGGAGCGGCTGTCCTGCCGGTCGCCTGCGCTTTGGAGTGCATTCACACCTATTCTCTGATCCACGACGATCTGCCGGTCATGGACGATGACGACCTCAGGCGGGGGAAGCCCACCAGCCACAAGGTGTACGGCGAGGCCTTGGCGCTTCTCGCCGGAGACGGTCTGCTGACGGAGGCGTTCGACATCATGACCCGGCCGGAGCTGATCATGGGACTTCCCGCCGACCGGCTGCTGCGGGCGATCCATGTCATAGCGCACGCGTCCGGCTATAACGGCATGGTCGGGGGGCAGGTCGTCGATATTCAAATGGAAGGCCGGACGGCGGACCCCGGGATCGTCGATTTCATCCACCAGCACAAGACCGGTGATCTGATTACGGCGGCCATCATCTCGGGGGCCATCCTCGGAGGCGGAACCGAAGAGGATGTGGCCGCCCTCGAATCCTACGGGCGGAAGATCGGTATGGCCTTCCAGATTTCCGACGATATCCTCGATATCGAGGGGGATCAGGAGATCATGGGTAAACCGATCGGAAGCGATGCGGCCAAGCAGAAAATGACCTACCCGGCCCTTTTGGGCCTGGAGGAGGCGAGGCTGGTCCAGAAGGGGCTCGTGGAGGGAGCGGTCGAGGTCATCGCGTGTTTCGATGAGGCCGCGGAACCTCTGCGGCATCTGGCCGCCTACATCATCCAGAGAAAGAGATGA
- the yqxC gene encoding putative rRNA methyltransferase YqxC (Evidence 3 : Putative function from multiple computational evidences): MKRVQSGMTERPDRVRLDRLLLERGLAESREKARAMIMAGAVRVDGRTADKAGTLVAPSAVIEVIGRPHPYVSRGGLKLEAALDHFSIQVDGLTLLDVGASTGGFTDCLLQRGAARVLAVDVGYGQLDWRLRQDPRVLVFERTNARYLLPGDLPGPIHGAVVDASFISLKIIVPPVSRLLTPSSFIIALIKPQFEAGKNEVGKGGVVRDPACHRRVVEDLTGFFQTTGWTPLEAIPSPILGPKGNREFLICLKRTEASGPAKKFDTAV; encoded by the coding sequence ATGAAGCGTGTACAGAGCGGCATGACGGAACGCCCGGACAGGGTCAGGCTCGACCGCCTGCTGTTGGAGCGGGGGCTCGCGGAGAGCCGCGAGAAGGCCAGGGCGATGATCATGGCGGGTGCGGTCCGGGTGGATGGACGGACAGCGGATAAGGCCGGCACCCTCGTGGCGCCGTCCGCCGTGATCGAGGTGATCGGCCGCCCGCATCCCTACGTCAGTCGCGGCGGGCTCAAGCTCGAGGCCGCCCTCGATCATTTTTCGATTCAGGTCGATGGTCTGACCCTCCTCGATGTAGGCGCTTCGACGGGAGGCTTCACCGATTGCCTGCTTCAGCGTGGGGCTGCCCGGGTTTTGGCCGTCGATGTCGGCTATGGGCAGCTTGACTGGAGGCTCCGCCAGGATCCCCGGGTCCTCGTTTTCGAGCGCACCAACGCCCGGTACCTGCTGCCGGGCGACCTTCCCGGTCCCATTCATGGGGCCGTGGTCGATGCCTCTTTCATCTCCCTCAAGATCATTGTTCCCCCGGTGTCGCGGCTCCTGACGCCTTCGTCTTTCATCATCGCGCTGATCAAACCGCAGTTCGAGGCGGGTAAGAACGAGGTGGGCAAAGGGGGCGTGGTCCGTGATCCGGCATGCCACCGCCGGGTGGTGGAGGATCTGACGGGTTTTTTCCAGACAACGGGATGGACCCCACTGGAAGCGATCCCGTCTCCCATTCTGGGACCTAAAGGAAACCGCGAGTTCCTGATCTGCCTGAAGCGAACGGAGGCATCGGGCCCCGCCAAGAAATTCGATACGGCGGTCTGA
- the xseA gene encoding Exodeoxyribonuclease 7 large subunit, whose product MGLTSSGQQGPRVYRVGELTAEIQALLESRFDFIWLEAEISNFSAPASGHYYMILKDERAQIRGVMFRPQARYLKFVPENGMKILAQGRIGVYAPRGEYQLLLDYLEPLGVGALALAFEQLKRKLAAEGLFDMALKRPLPFLPQRVALVTSPTGAAVRDFLKIIHRRFANLEVVVVPSRVQGVEALPDLQAALEAADRYVQPDVIVIARGGGSLEDLWPFNQEELARAIRRSSVPVVSAVGHETDWTIADMAADVRAPTPSAAAEMLVKEKEELVRRLGDWRHRLLRSIGYLLDMQEARLKALQRSVAAPARLVEAWWLRLDDLQGRLVRRMKVRLDEDDRRLRSESRSLRFYAPAARIEREWRQLVFTRSNLVSHIQRRLESLRYALGLVQGRLRDLSPMAALQRGYSITFRLPEESVLRDAADIVEGESIRILLGAGSLEARVEKAESDPAPRK is encoded by the coding sequence ATGGGTTTGACGTCCAGCGGACAACAGGGGCCCAGGGTTTACCGGGTCGGTGAACTGACCGCGGAGATACAAGCCCTACTCGAAAGCCGTTTCGATTTTATCTGGTTGGAGGCCGAGATATCCAATTTCAGCGCCCCCGCCTCCGGTCATTACTATATGATCCTCAAGGACGAACGGGCGCAGATCCGCGGCGTGATGTTCCGCCCGCAGGCGCGTTATCTGAAGTTCGTCCCCGAAAACGGCATGAAGATCCTGGCGCAGGGACGAATCGGTGTCTACGCCCCGAGGGGAGAGTACCAACTCCTCCTGGATTATCTGGAGCCGTTGGGGGTCGGCGCCCTGGCCCTCGCCTTCGAGCAATTGAAGCGCAAGCTTGCCGCCGAGGGCCTTTTCGACATGGCGCTCAAACGGCCCCTGCCTTTTCTGCCGCAACGTGTCGCACTTGTAACCTCGCCGACCGGCGCCGCGGTGAGGGATTTTCTCAAGATCATCCACCGCCGGTTCGCGAACCTCGAGGTGGTGGTCGTGCCGTCCCGCGTCCAGGGGGTGGAAGCCCTTCCCGATCTCCAGGCCGCGCTCGAGGCGGCGGACCGGTATGTCCAGCCCGATGTGATCGTCATCGCCCGGGGAGGCGGCTCCCTGGAAGACCTCTGGCCCTTCAACCAGGAGGAATTGGCGCGGGCGATCAGGCGGTCGAGCGTCCCGGTCGTTTCGGCGGTCGGCCATGAGACCGACTGGACGATTGCCGATATGGCCGCCGATGTCAGGGCCCCGACCCCCTCAGCGGCGGCGGAGATGCTTGTGAAGGAAAAGGAGGAGTTGGTGCGCCGCCTTGGAGACTGGCGGCACCGGCTTCTCCGGTCGATCGGTTACCTTCTGGATATGCAGGAGGCGAGGCTGAAGGCGCTGCAGCGCTCGGTCGCAGCCCCGGCAAGGCTGGTCGAAGCCTGGTGGCTCCGGCTTGACGACCTTCAGGGGCGCCTTGTGCGGCGCATGAAGGTGAGGCTCGACGAGGACGACCGCCGATTGCGATCGGAAAGCCGCTCCCTGCGTTTTTACGCACCCGCGGCGCGCATCGAGAGGGAGTGGCGGCAACTGGTTTTCACTCGATCGAACCTCGTTTCTCACATCCAAAGGCGCCTCGAGTCTTTGCGTTACGCGCTCGGTCTCGTGCAGGGGCGCCTCAGGGACCTGAGCCCCATGGCGGCCTTGCAGCGAGGATACAGCATCACCTTCAGGCTGCCGGAAGAGAGCGTTTTGCGGGATGCTGCCGATATCGTGGAAGGCGAGAGCATCAGGATCCTGCTTGGGGCGGGGAGCCTGGAGGCCCGGGTGGAAAAGGCCGAGTCGGATCCAGCTCCCCGGAAATGA
- the xseB gene encoding Exodeoxyribonuclease 7 small subunit, which produces MPEKTFEKAMERLEEIVKGLEGGALPLDASLKAFEEGMKLVQFCSGKLEEAQKKVALLVKEGEERFRTVPFDREEDGDA; this is translated from the coding sequence ATGCCGGAAAAGACATTTGAAAAGGCGATGGAGCGTCTTGAAGAGATCGTCAAGGGCCTCGAGGGGGGTGCGCTTCCGCTCGATGCATCGTTGAAGGCGTTCGAGGAAGGAATGAAACTGGTGCAATTCTGCAGCGGGAAACTGGAGGAGGCACAGAAAAAAGTGGCCCTGCTCGTCAAGGAGGGTGAAGAGCGTTTTCGCACGGTTCCGTTCGACAGGGAGGAGGACGGTGATGCCTGA